Proteins from a genomic interval of Lacticaseibacillus pabuli:
- the msrA gene encoding peptide-methionine (S)-S-oxide reductase MsrA, whose amino-acid sequence MNDHQQEIMRRIHAAIANRATTDFERDHLRQAEADVNGGKRVASVLDQLKGDLRPLDLRNNLTPDVADIFSMLDGDDAAAVKFDLSRHYAKDADYEDRAIFAGGCFWCMVEPFDTRPGIEAVFSGYTGGHVDNPTYAQVSSGRTGHVEAVEIIFDTRVVSYDDLLKLYWQLVDPTDAMGQFADRGSNYRPVIFTRNAAQKEAAEASFKAVEDSGMYKQPIVVSIEDASTFWPAENFHQEFYKKNKLRYRHIEGDRKRVLGMKHMVGRIRRLVKTK is encoded by the coding sequence ATGAATGACCACCAGCAGGAAATTATGCGGCGGATTCATGCCGCAATTGCGAACCGTGCAACAACCGATTTTGAACGTGATCATCTGCGACAAGCAGAAGCTGATGTGAATGGTGGCAAACGTGTCGCCAGTGTGTTGGATCAACTGAAGGGTGATTTGCGTCCGCTCGACTTGCGGAATAATTTGACGCCCGACGTTGCGGATATTTTCAGCATGCTGGACGGGGATGATGCGGCGGCAGTCAAGTTTGATTTAAGCCGTCACTACGCTAAGGATGCGGACTACGAGGATCGCGCCATTTTTGCAGGCGGTTGTTTCTGGTGCATGGTTGAGCCGTTTGATACCCGGCCAGGCATCGAAGCCGTCTTCTCTGGCTACACGGGTGGCCACGTGGACAATCCGACTTACGCACAAGTCAGCAGTGGTCGTACGGGACACGTCGAAGCGGTTGAAATCATCTTTGACACCCGCGTGGTTAGCTACGATGATTTGCTGAAACTATACTGGCAATTGGTTGATCCGACTGACGCGATGGGGCAGTTTGCCGACCGCGGGAGTAACTACCGTCCCGTTATTTTTACGCGGAATGCAGCACAGAAAGAAGCCGCTGAAGCCTCGTTTAAGGCCGTAGAAGACTCTGGCATGTACAAGCAGCCTATCGTGGTGAGCATCGAGGATGCCAGCACCTTCTGGCCTGCTGAAAACTTTCATCAGGAGTTCTACAAGAAGAACAAACTCCGCTACCGGCACATTGAAGGTGACCGCAAACGTGTTCTTGGCATGAAGCACATGGTGGGGCGGAT
- a CDS encoding DNA alkylation repair protein, with product MTDFIIHGDPDLAEQMARYMRNQFPFVGAKTPERKLQTRPLIKASRRWSVPEVLQEVQAIYAKPEREYQYAAIDLARAHVRAYGQEELLVLRPLFLDRPWWDSVDALRPLYGDYVNLHPNELSAVFNMFAGQDDFWLRRVAITLQLQSKANTNTDLLSQAIEADLHTDEFFIQKGIGWALRQYSKTNPDWVRAFYASHPGMSSLAVREGSKYI from the coding sequence ATGACAGACTTTATCATTCATGGCGACCCAGATCTCGCCGAACAGATGGCACGGTACATGCGCAACCAGTTTCCGTTTGTGGGGGCGAAGACGCCTGAACGCAAACTACAGACCCGGCCATTAATTAAGGCCAGCCGCCGATGGTCTGTTCCGGAAGTGTTGCAGGAGGTGCAAGCCATCTACGCCAAGCCCGAACGCGAGTACCAGTACGCCGCCATTGACCTCGCTCGGGCGCACGTGCGGGCATATGGTCAGGAAGAACTACTTGTGCTTCGGCCACTTTTCCTCGACCGGCCATGGTGGGATTCTGTTGATGCGTTGCGGCCGCTTTATGGGGACTACGTGAACCTGCATCCAAATGAATTGTCGGCGGTGTTTAACATGTTTGCCGGCCAGGACGATTTCTGGTTACGCCGCGTTGCAATCACCCTGCAGCTCCAGTCCAAGGCTAATACGAATACTGATTTGCTCAGCCAAGCTATTGAAGCCGATTTGCACACGGATGAGTTCTTCATCCAGAAGGGGATTGGCTGGGCGTTGCGGCAGTATTCGAAGACGAATCCGGACTGGGTGCGAGCCTTTTATGCCAGCCATCCGGGGATGAGTTCGCTTGCGGTTCGTGAGGGGTCCAAATATATTTAA